The following proteins are co-located in the Heteronotia binoei isolate CCM8104 ecotype False Entrance Well chromosome 21, APGP_CSIRO_Hbin_v1, whole genome shotgun sequence genome:
- the RPS13 gene encoding small ribosomal subunit protein uS15 — MGRMHAPGKGLSQSALPYRRSVPTWLKLTSDDVKEQIYKLAKKGLTPSQIGVILRDSHGVAQVRFVTGNKILRILKSKGLAPDLPEDLYHLIKKAVAVRKHLERNRKDKDAKFRLILIESRIHRLARYYKTKRVLPPNWKYESSTASALVA; from the exons ATGGGTCGCATGCACGCTCCAGG AAAGGGTTTATCCCAGTCTGCCTTGCCATATAGGCGAAGTGTACCCACT TGGCTGAAACTTACTTCTGATGATGTAAAAGAACAGATTTACAAGTTGGCTAAAAAAGGCTTGACTCCCTCGCAGATTG GTGTGATCCTGAGGGACTCCCATGGAGTTGCCCAAGTTCGTTTTGTGACAGGCAACAAAATTCTAAGGATTCTTAAATCCAAGGGGCTTGCTCCTGATCTTCCAGAGGACCTTTACCACTTAATCAAAAAGGCGGTTGCTGTTCGTAAGCATCTTGAAAGGAACCGGAAG GATAAAGATGCCAAATTCCGACTCATTCTAATTGAGAGCAGAATTCATAGATTGGCTCGTTACTACAAGACCAAAAGAGTACTGCCACCTAATTGGAAGTA TGAATCATCTACAGCTTCTGCTCTGGTTGCATAA